GGCCGGGATGGAGAATGGGCGGCAAAAGAAATCCTCAAACTGGACCCGCATACCAATATTGTGCTGGTTAGCGGTTTTATCCGCACCCATCCGGGTTCAACAGAAAAGCAACCCGATGCGCCTGATAAGCTGCTGTATTTGCAAAAACCGTTTCATCGCCAGGAAATTATACAATTCGCAACTGCCTTGAGCGCCAAATGGCAGGCAGAATTGGATTTGCGCAAACTTCACCTGGAAATGGAAAATTTGGTGGAGGAGCGCACGGATGCCTTGTTTAAAACCAATATAAAGCTGCGTAAGGAAGTTGTCAGCCGTCGCGAAACTGAAAAAGCCTTGCATACGAGCGAAATCAATTTCCGCAGTATGATTTATGCCAATGCGGATGGTATTTTAATCCTGGATGAGAACGCAATTGTGAGATTCATGAATCCGGCGGCGGAATCCATTTTCGGAACCAAAGCAGAGCACTTTGTGGGTCAGACCTTCGAGCATTTGATTTCTCCTGAAGAACCCACCGAGCTGGATATCACTATTGGTGATGGCACTACCATGGTGGCTGAAATGCGCGTTATTGAGACTGAGTGGAAAGGGAAAAAAGCCTATCTGGCTTCCCTGAGGGATATTACCAATCGTAAAGGCATGCAGCAGCAACTGCAGCTGAGTCTGGATCATATCAAAAAAGTAATGGACGGAACCATCCGAGCCATGGCCCTGGCAGTTGAGATGCGGGATCCTTACACATCCGGTCACCAGCACCGGGTGGCCGAGCTGGCTCAGGCCATTGCTAAAGAGATCAATTTGCCCCGTGGTGATGTTGAGGGGATATACATGGCGGCATCAATCCATGATATCGGTAAAATATCACTTCCTGCTGAAATTCTGAGCAAGCCGGTACAGCTTACAGAAATCGAAAGGAAAATGATACAGGCGCATTCAAAAGTGGGCTATGATATCTTAAAAGGCATCGATTTTTCGTGGCCGATTGCCCAGACCCTCTTACAGCACCATGAACGTTTGGACGGTTCTGGCTACCCTCATGGGCTCGGGCACAAAGAAATCTTGATTGGAGCACGCATTGTGGGGGTATCCGATGTGGTTGAGACCATGGCATCGCACCGGCCCTACCGTCCCTCGATCGGATTGGATAAAGCCCTGGATGAAATTTTCAAGAACAAGGGCAAGCTTTATGATGAACAGGTGGTCAATGCCTGTTTGACGCTGTTTAATGAAAAAGGTTTCGAATTCTCCAAACCCCAGCATGCACTAAATCCAAATCCATAAAATATTATCCCGTC
This genomic stretch from Desulfobacterales bacterium harbors:
- a CDS encoding HD domain-containing protein — translated: MTDMPPKKYRILAVDDDPAILDLYQQILNSDAKKNNSTAVFELDCCSQGEEAVEAVRLSMEFKQSYAVVFLDLKMPPGRDGEWAAKEILKLDPHTNIVLVSGFIRTHPGSTEKQPDAPDKLLYLQKPFHRQEIIQFATALSAKWQAELDLRKLHLEMENLVEERTDALFKTNIKLRKEVVSRRETEKALHTSEINFRSMIYANADGILILDENAIVRFMNPAAESIFGTKAEHFVGQTFEHLISPEEPTELDITIGDGTTMVAEMRVIETEWKGKKAYLASLRDITNRKGMQQQLQLSLDHIKKVMDGTIRAMALAVEMRDPYTSGHQHRVAELAQAIAKEINLPRGDVEGIYMAASIHDIGKISLPAEILSKPVQLTEIERKMIQAHSKVGYDILKGIDFSWPIAQTLLQHHERLDGSGYPHGLGHKEILIGARIVGVSDVVETMASHRPYRPSIGLDKALDEIFKNKGKLYDEQVVNACLTLFNEKGFEFSKPQHALNPNP